GTCAGCCAGAACCAGCCGTGAGGTAAATTACGCAATAAATATATGTAAGTTATCAGTCCTATATAAACAGTACTGAAAAAAGTTACGGAGATTGATACCAGAGCATCTTTCTCCGGGGAAAACAATATAGTTAAAAGATAAACTAGTATAAGAGCAGTAAGAGATAACAACGAATATGTACTACTATAGGCATACGCCGCAAACAATAGTATCGCGCTGCCCATAAAAGCAGGCCAGTACTTAGGTTCTAATCCGCGGCGAGAAACCATTTTAATCATTTCACTTAATCCAACCCAATATATAAGTGCTGTCATTAAAAACAGGTATAACCCACCATACCATACTACAATTATAATCAGTGGAACTCCCAAAAGTGCACTCGCCAGCCGCTTCCATAACACTACATTTCACCAACCCACCGTTATGAATGTATAAGACCGCCAAAACGTCTTTCCCGGTGCTGAAAATCTAGAATTGCCTGCAGAAGTGTAACCTTCTTAAAATCCGGCCACATTACAGACGTTAACCAAAATTCCGTATAAGCCAATTGCCATAATAAAAAATTGCTTACTCTAAAATCCCCTGCAGGGCGAATAAGAAGGTCAGGGTCAGGCAGCCCTACAGTGTACAGATGATTAGCTAGTGTTTCCTCGTTAATGCTCTCAGGATCTAATTTTCCTTCTTTGACTTTCTTTGCTATTTTCCGTGCAGCATCAACTAATTCCAGCCGGCCACCGTAATTAAGTGCTATATTTAAGACCAGGCCTTTGTTGCCACTTGTTTTATTCACCGCAGCTTGCAAAGCCATGCCTGCACTTTCAGGTAACCGGTCAATTCTTCCGATAGGATTAATGCGCACATTATTCTCATGTAGTTCACGCATTTCATTGTATAAATATTCCACCAGCAGGTCCATCAGCACATTCACTTCTTCCTGCGGGCGTTTCCAATTTTCCGAGGAGAAAGCATAGACAGTGAGTACTTTTATATGCAGCTCTACACATAGCCTCACTATCTCCCGCAGGGATTCCACCCCGGCCCTGTGCCCTTCTGCTCGGGGCATATTTTTTTGCATGGCCCAGCGGCCGTTCCCATCCATAATAATAGCAATATGGCAAGGTAAGCCTGAATGATCCAGCTTTTTTTTAAGTTCATTTTCCTTTTCATTTATATCAGGGACAGCGAAATTGCTTTCCTTCACTCTGGAGCCCCCTTTTCTTTATTAACACTTAGTAAACAACCCCCTCTGTTTCAGGAGGGGGTTAGGGTATTACTCTTCAATAATCGCCCCAATGGGACATTCATCGATACACGTACCGCACGCTTCGCACTTATCCGCGTCAATGCTGTACTTATCTCCCTCTACAATAGCTTCGGTCGGGCAGGACTCTAAACAGGTTCCGCAAGCTTCACATTGATCAGTAATTTTGTAGGCCATTTCTTCGAACTGGCACCTCCTTTCACCATTTATTCCCTGGCAACTGTTAAGACTCCCCTTCCAGGGGAAGTTTGTAGAAACCGCAATACCCTTGGCCTACCCTGAGATTGATCACCCGGAGCTTTAGTATAAATAATTTTTACATCCCAACCAGTTTCATTGCAATGAACGATTGCTTCGTCCAAGGTTAGGGCCAAAACATCTGGCTGTTTCACTATAAAACCCTCTTAAACCGTCATGATTTCCTTTTCTTTAGTGGCAAGCAACTGGTCTATTTCTTTTACGTACTTGTCTGTCAATTTTTGCACATCATCCTGCAAATTTCTTAATCCATCCTCCGAAATATCTCCGTTTTTCTCCTGAGCTTTAAGTTTGTCATTAACATCACGGCGAATATTTCTTACTGCTACCCGTCCCTCTTCAGCCTTTTTCTTGACCACTTTAACCAGCTCGGTGCGGCGTTCCTCAGTAAGCTGTGGAATGGCAAGTCTGATTACATTTCCGTCATTAGTAGGCGTAATTCCTAAATCCGATTTCAAAATTGCACGCTCAACATCAGCCATAACATTTTTATCCCACGGCTGAATCACCAGTAGCCTGGGCTCAGGAGCGGAAACATTGGAAAGCTGGGTAAGTGGAGTAGGTGTTCCGTAATAATCAACGGTAACCTTATCCACTAGAGCCGGTGTGGCACGCCCTGCCCGCAAAGTAGCCAGTTCTTTTTTCATTACCTCTACGGATTTCTTCATGTTATTTTCAGCTTCCGTCAGAAGAGGATTAGCCAACTAAATCACCTCCAACATAAGTACCCACGTCTTCTCCGGCAATAACCCGTTTGATGTTTCCCTGCTCAGTAAGGTTAAAAACGATTAAGGGAATTCGGTTATCCATGCAAAGAGAGGTGGCCGTAGCATCCATTACTTTTAGTCCTTTATTCAAAACATCAATGTAACTAAGCTCTCCAAACTTCTTTGCACCGGGATTTTCGAGGGGATCGGAATCATAAACTCCGTCAACTCTTTTGGCCATCAGTATTACTTCGGCCTCTATTTCAGCCGCCCGTAAAGCGGCAGTGGTGTCAGTGGAGAAATACGGGTTTCCGGTGCCGCCGCCAAAAATAACCACCCGCCCCTTTTGCAGGTGTCTTATGGCACGGCGCCTTATGTACGGCTCAGCCACTTCTCTCATTTCAATAGCAGTCTGGACCCTGGTATCTACTCCCTGCTTGGCCAGAGCGTCCTGCAAAGCCAGAGAATTTATCACGGTGGCCAACATACCCATGTAATCGGCTGTAGCGCGATCCATGCCCTTGGCACTACCGGCAACTCCCCGCCAGATATTCCCTCCACCGACAACAACTGCGACTTCCACCTTCAACTCGGCCAATTCCTTAATCTGCCCGGCAATGGAATTAGCCACATCCGGATCAATTCCATGACCCTGCAATCCAGCCAGGGCCTCACCGCTGAGTTTTAATATCACGCGCTTATACTTAGGAGACACCATATGGAGCTTATTGACCTCCAGTCGATTACTGATTCTACACTGCTCTTGGAAATCCTTTCAATGAAGACCTAATTAAACCGAAAAATTAACAGACAAATTACTACTTATTAACGGCTGCCATCACTTCATCGGCAAAGTCGTCTTTTTTCTTCTCTTTACCTTCACCCAACTCATAACGCGTGAAACGCCTGATGGATATATTTTCACCAATCTTGGCAATCTTTTCATTTACTAATTGCTCCACTGTCATGTCGGTATCCTTGATGAAAGGTTGTTCCAACAGACAAGTCTCTTTAAAGTACTTATCTATGCGGCCCTCAACCATTTTATCAATAATCTTTTCAGGCTTACCTTCGTTTTGGGCCTGTACCCGCAAAATTTTCTTTTCCTTTTCTACCATTTCCTGAGGCACTTCATTGCGTGATACATATTGAGGGTTTGCTGCCGCCACTTGCATAGCCACATCACGCACAAATTGCTTAAATTCATCCGTTTTACCTACAAAATCAGTTTCACAATTAACTTCAACTAAAACTCCGATACGGCCATTACCGTGAATATAGGAATCAACCAATCCTTCTGCGGTCACCCTACCTGCCTTTTTGGCTGCCTGGGCCAAACCTTTTTCCCGCAAGAAATCTTTTGCCTTTTCCATATCTCCAGCGGTTTCTTGCAGGGCTTTTTTGCAGTCCATCATACCGCAACCGGTACTTTCCCGTAACTCTTTAACCATGCTTGCTGTAATTTCTGCCATAGTTCAAACCTCCCTAATACCACCATTTTCCTTTATAATTAAATATTATATCCAAAAATTAATTTTACCAAAACTCACATGCAGAAAAAAGGCAGGGGCTGCCCCAAGGCCGGTCCCCCACCGTTTTTGTACTATTCGGCAACTGCAACCTGCTCTCCCTGTTTGCCTTCCAACACAGCGTCAGCCATTTTGGAGGTCAATAACCTGACAGCCCGGATTGCATCATCATTACCGGGAATGACATAGTCAATCTCATCAGGGTCACAGTTTGTATCTACAATCGCGATAATAGGGATCCCCAACTTGCGCCCTTCTGCAACTGCGATACGCTCTTTACGCGGATCTATAACGAATATAGCTGCAGGCAGCTTCTTCATCATTTTAATGCCACCTAAAAACTTATGCAGCCTTTCTTTCTCATGCAACAATTCGGCTACTTCCTTTTTGGGTAGCAGCGCCATTGTCCCTTCCTCTTCCATACGTTCCAGCTCATGCAAACGATCAATACGCTTACGAATGGTCTGGAAGTTTGTTAGCATTCCGCCCAGCCAGCGCTGGTTTACAAAAAACATACCGCACCGCTCTGCTTCTTCCTTTACAGAGTGCATGGCTTGTTTTTTGGTTCCCACAAAAAGAACAGACTCACCTTCCGCCGCGAGGCGCCTTACAAAGTTATAAGCCTCGTCCACCTTCTTAACGGTTTTCTGCAGGTCAATAATGTAGATACCGTTACGGTCAGTGAAAATGTAGGAAGCCATTTTAGGATTCCAACGCCGGGTTTGGTGTCCGAAATGCACACCTGCCTCCAGCAGTTGCTTCATGGTTATGACAGCCACATGCACACCTCCTCCCTGGTTTTTCCTCCGCCACCTTCACATTTACAGGAACCCCGCCGCAAGGCGCGGCACCCCCCGTAAAATCCGGCAACGTGTGTATTTTACACCGGATTGATTCTAACACAATCTTTGCCAGGGTGCAAGAAAAAGATAAATAAAAAAACCACAGCCTGCGCTGTGGTTTTGTTTTTGCGCCTAATGTTGTTTCATCCGATCCAGCTCTTCCAACAGCCGGTCATTCAATACTTTAATAAAGGTACCTTTCATGCCCAGAGACTTCGATTCGATGACCCCGGCACTTTCAAACTTGCGCAGAGCATTAACAATAACTGACCTGGTTATGCCCACCCGGTCAGCGATCTTACTGGCCACCAGAAGGCCTTCATCGCCCTCCAGTTGATCAAAAATATGCTGCACAGCATCAAGTTCCGAGTACGATAATGTTCCCAGAGCTATTTGCACCGCGGCCCGCTTACGGGCCTCTTCTTCCATTCTGTCAGCCCTGGCCCGCAAAATCTCCATACCAACTACAGTGGAACCGTACTCACCCAGAACCAGATCCTCATCGTTAAAGTTTTTATCAAACTTTGCCAATACCAGAGTTCCCAAACGGGAGCCGGCACCCACAATAGGTACAACCGTGGTTACCTTATTGTTAAACTTACAAGGTGTTTGGTGGTGAAATGCACAAGCATTTCCTGCCTGACAGAAGTTAGCGTGAGTCTCATTAATACTTAAAAGGTATTCATTATAATCCTGAGGAAAACCTGCTGGGGATTCCACAAATTCCTGCATTACCTCGCAGGTAAAACCTTTTAAATAATTATAGCCTAATGGCTTACCACGTCGGTCAATAATATATACACTACACTCAATGTTATCACTGAGAATAGCAGCAATTTCTTTATAATCCACTGGATAACCCGCGGACTTTTGTAATAATTTATTGATGGAACGTGTTTTTTCTAGCAAATCGCGCATACTAGTATCGCCCCTTTTTATTCTAGAGAATATAGCGACTAAGGTCTTGATTCATTACGACTTCGCTGAGTTTATTGTTTACATACTCTTTATTAATCGCAAATGACTGTCCACTCAGCTCGGGAGCCTCAAAAGAAAGGTCCTCTAATAACTTTTCCATAATTGTCTGTAAACGCCTAGCGCCTATGTTTTCAGTCTGCTCATTAACAGTATACGCGATTTTTGCTATTTCGACAAGAGAATTTTGTGAAAACTTAATCTCAAGCCCTTCTGTGGCCAGCAATGCGGTATATTGTTTGATTAATGCATTTTTGGGTTCGACTAAAATCTGCAAAAAATGCTCCTCAGTGAGACTTTGCAATTCTACTCTGATGGGAAACCTTCCCTGCAGCTCAGGAATCAAATCAGAAGGTTTTGACATATGAAAAGCGCCGGCCGCAATAAAAAGAATGTGATCAGTCTTCACCGGCCCGTATTTAGTTACCACAGTAGAACCTTCCACCACAGGAAGGATATCACGCTGCACACCACCCCGAGAAACATCTGCCCCGGCACCTGAATCATTGACTGCAATTTTATCAATTTCATCCAGAAAAATTATTCCCTGTTCTTCCACTTTGGTCACGGCTTCTGCTTTAACCTCATCCATGTCGATCAGGTTTTGTGCCTCTTGCTGGGCCAGAATTTTCCTTCCCTCACTTACTGTAACCCTTCTTTTGCGTTTCTTTTTAGGCATCAGACCTCCAAGCATATCCTGCATATTTATTCCCATTTCCTCATATCCGGAACCGTTAAACACTTCTAACATAGAAGGTGAGCCTTCCTCAACCTCTACTTCCACATATTCCTTTTCTAATTCTCCACGGGCCAGCTTTTCCCTTACACTTTCCCGCTCAAAATTAACACGCTGCTTCATTTGCTGATCAGACGTATCTTCATCCTGGTTTTGCCACCCACTAAAAATCATTTCCAGGGGATTTTTGGCGGCAGATTTGTCACCCGGCATAGGTGCCAGAAGTTCCACCAATCTTTCTTCCGCCAATTTGATGGCCTTTTCCTCTACTTTACTCATTTTCTCCTGCTTAATCATGCGCACCGCAGTTTCCACCAGGTCACGCACCATCGACTCCACATCTCTTCCTACATACCCCACTTCTGTAAACTTGGTTGCCTCCACTTTCACAAAGGGAGCATGAACAAGCTTCGCCAGCCTACGGGCAATCTCGGTTTTTCCCACGCCGGTGGGGCCGATCATCAGTATGTTTTTGGGCAGTACCTCCTCCTGTAGGTCCTGGGGGAGGTTGCTGCGGCGGTATCTGTTACGCAGCGCAATGGCTACCGCCTTTTTAGCTTCTTTTTGACCGATAATGTACTTATTGAGCTCTTCTACAATCTCTCTTGGAGTCATTATATACACCTCATCAATTAAGCGCCGGTTTGGCGCCTATAATTCTTCCACCGTTATCCAATCATTGGTGTAAACACAGATATCCGCGGCTACCTGCAAAGCTTCCCTAACTATATCCGGCGCCGGAAGGTCAGTGTTTTTGACCAGCACCCGGGCGGCTGCAAGGGCGTAGGAGCCGCCGGAGCCAACGGCCACAATTCCGTCATCAGGTTCGATAACTTCTCCGCTCCCGCTAATCACAAGCAGGTAGTTTTCGTTAGCCACAATGAGTAAAGCCTCCAGGCGCCGCAGCATTTTATCTAAACGCCACTCCTTGGCCAACTCCACTGCCGCCCGCTGCAAATTGCCGTGGTAGGCCTCCAGTTTCCCCTCAAACTTTTCAAAAAGAGTGAAGGCATCGGCAACCGATCCCGCAAAACCGGCCAACACACTATCTTTATAAAGACGTCTTACCTTTTTGGCCCTATGCTTTAAAATGGTATTTTCGCCGAAAGTCACCTGACCATCACCGGCCACAGCCACTTTATTGTCTTTTTTAACCGCTACAATGGTAGTTCCGTGAAACATATAAAAGTCCCCTTCCCCCAGCCGAACAACTAAGCCCTTGGGTGTGCCTTCTTATATTCTTGCCTGAGCCTCTCCCGCGTAACATGGGTATATATTTGAGTGGTGGACAGGCGCACGTGGCCCAACAACTCCTGTACCGCCCTTAAGTCCGCACCGTTATCCAACAGGTGGGTGGCAAAACTGTGTCTCAAAGTATGTGGGCTTATGCCTCTCTGGGCACTCATTTTTTTTACGTACCCGGATAGTACATTCCTAACCCCGCGATCAGTCAGCCTACCACCACGGTAATTTAGAAAAAGAGCTGCGTCAATACTGGACGAGTCTTTTGATTTTTGTAATTTATGCCGTACCTCTAGATAATCTTCCAAAGCAGCCCGGGCGTAGGAGCCAAATGGTACTATTCTCTCCTTACTACCTTTGCCCAAAACCTTTACTGTTTGGGCATTGAAGTCAACATCAGACATATCCAGGCCAACTAACTCCCCTACCCTTATCCCAGCTGCATATAGTATTTCCAATATAGCCAAGTCCCGCAAACCTAAAGGCTTGTCCCGGTCAGGCATGGACATCAACATACGTGCTTCATCTGCATATAAAAACCCTGGTAATTTGCGCCCTTGCTTGGGTAAAGACAGGCGCCGGGCAGGATTTTGATCAAAACTTCCCGCACGGTTCAAAAAGCGATAAAATGTTCTCCAGGCGGCAAGCCTGCGGGCCATAGTAGCACGCGACAGTCCCCTGGCCCGCAAGTGACCCAGATACTGGCGCAATAGGGTATAATCAAGCTCCCCGGGGCTTAATTCCAAGTCTTTCTTTTGCAAAAGCTCCGTGAAAAAAGATATCCCGTCCCATAGATCTCTTTGGTAACTATCAAGGGTGCGGGGTGAATAATTCCTTTCCACTTCGAGATAAGTCATAAATGAGTCCATATAATTATACATTTGTACCATTTCCTATCCAAACTGTTTTAATCCCCTACTTGCTCCTCCCATGCTTCCAATGATACTCCCAATGCTGCTAAAGCTCTGTCCGCGATCATCTTATTGCGCTGTTTTTTATCACGAATTTTCTTCCCTAAAGCAGGCAGCAAACCGAAAGTTATGTTCATGGGCTGAAAATGTCTGGAGTTAGCGGTAGTAATATATTGGGCCAGCGCGCCATGAGCTGTTTCCGGGGGGAAAACTACCGCACTTTTGCCCTGGGCCAGCCTGGATGCATTCAAACCTGCAACCAATCCGGAAGCAGCAGATTCCACATAACCCTCTACTCCGGTCATTTGACCGGCCAGCAGCAGGTCTTTTTGCCTCCGGCACTGGTAAGTGGGCTCTAACAGGCTGGGAGAATTAATATATGTATTTCGATGCATCACACCGAACCTTACAAATTCCGCATTTTCCAAGCCGGGAATCAATTTAAAAACTCTCTCTTGCTCTCCCCACTTAAGATGAGTTTGAAAACCCACCATGTTATAAAGAGTCCCCTGGGCATTATCCTGGCGAAGCTGCACCACAGCATATGGCTGCTTACCTGTGCGCGGATCGATAAGGCCCACAGGCTTTAATGGCCCAAACCGAATAGTGTCCGGACCCCGGGCGGCCATAACTTCAATAGGCATGCACCCTTCGAAATTTACTTCTTGTTCAAATCCTTTTCTCGGGGCTCTTTCCGCTGCCAGCATGGCATAGACAAAATGCTCATATTCTTCTTTATTCATAGGGCAGTTAAGATATGCCGCCTCCCCTTTATTATAGCGGGATGACCAAAAGGCCACATCTTTATTGATTGATTCTAAGGTCACTATGGGTGCTACTGCATCATAAAAATAAAGATATTCCTCTCCGGTGATTGTTCTCAAACCGGCTGCCATATTATCTGAGGTTAGAGGTCCGGTGGCCAGCACAACTAAACCGTCAGGAATAGTAGAAATTTCTTCCCTGTGAATGACCACCTGCGGGTGCTGGGACAATTTTTCTGTCACAGCACCCGCAAACCCGTCCCTGTCTACAGCCAAAGCACCCCCTGCAGGCACCCTGTTGCTGTCAGCGCAGTCCATAATCAGGGAATCCATGCGGCGCATTTCCTCTTTTAACAGACCCACAGCATTCTCCAGGGCTGCCGCCCGCAGCGAATTACTGCAAACCAATTCTGCAAAATTACCGGTGTGGTGGGCAGGCGTCTTTTTTTGCGGCCGCATTTCGTACAGGTGAACTTCCAATCCCCGCTTAGCGGCCTGCCATGCCGCTTCTGAGCCTGCAAGCCCTGCCCCCACTACCTTCACAACTTTTGTTTCCATTTAAACACTCCATTTTACCGAATCGTTCTGCCAGGAATTTTTTGCTTTTCCCTGTGACTTCTTTTTACTAGTCTTAGTTTTTTTGTTTTCATCTTGCACCTTACACTGCTTATTAATACACTGGTAAGTTTCATTACCCCGCTTGGTCTTTTTAACCATCATGCTCCCACAGTCCGGACATTTTCGTGCAGTAGGCTCATCCCAGGTTACAAATTCACAATTAGGGTAATTATTACACCCGTAAAATTTACGCCCCTTTTTGCTGCGTCTAATCACCATTTCACCACTGCATTCCGGACATTCTACACCGGTGGGCTCCAGTAAAGGTTTTGTATACCTGCATTCAGGAAAACCGGGACAGGCTAAAAACTTACCGTAGCGCCCCATCTTAATAACCAAATTCTTGCCGCATTCTTCGCATATTTCATCGGTTACTTCATCAGCTATTTCTACTTTTCCAATTTCTTCGTCTGCCTTTTCCAGGTCTTTTTGGAACGGGCGGTAGAAAGTCTCTAAAATCTTAACCCAATCTAATTCGCCCTCTTCGACATTGTCTAAATTATCTTCCATGGCCGCGGTAAATTCCACATCGAGTACATTAGGAAAGTATTCTTGCAATAATTCAACAACCAGGGTCCCAAGTTCAGTGGGAAAGAACTTTTTCTCTTCCCTGACCACATAGCCACGCTTGAGAATGGTATCTACAATGGGGGCATAGGTGCTAGGCCGCCCAATACCCTTTTCTTCTAAAATCTTGACCAGGGTGGCGTCAGTATACCGGGGGGGTGGCTGCGTGAAATGCTGCTCCGGAACAAGGGAAATCAACTTGAGCTTATCCTTTTCTGTTAATTCCGGCAGCAACTTGTTGTCATCGTTATCCTTCGGCTTATCAGTTGCCTCGGTATATACTTTCATAAAACCCGGGAATTTAACCACAGAGCCGGTTGCCCGGAAGGTATAGTTTCCTGCCGTAATATCTACGCTTGTGGTATCAATAATCGCAGCGCTCATCAGGCTGGCCACAAACCGTTCCCATATTAAGCGATACAAGCGTAATTGATCCCTACTCAGAAATTGTTTTAAAAAAGCCGGGTCCTTGTAGACAGATGTAGGCCTAATGGCCTCGTGGGCATCCTGTATTTTTCCTTTTTTAGCTTTTTCCTTGCGTTTTTCTTTGGGCACATACTCTTCACCAAAATTCTCGCCAATGTAAGCTTGCGCTTCTTCTTTTGCCGTCGGTGATACCCTGGTGGAATCAGTACGAATATAAGTAACCAATCCCGCCGGGCCTTCTTTACCTAAATCAATACCCTCATAAAGCTGCTGTGCTACCATCATTGTTTTTCTCGCCGTAAAATTCAATTTTCGGTAAGCTTCTTGCTGCAGACTACTGGTTGTAAAAGGAGCAGCGGGGTTCCGCTTCCTTTCTTTTTTGGTAACCTTGTCAACAATATAGTCTGCCTGGTCCAGATCTTTGGTGATTTGCTCCATTTTCTCTTGATTGGGTACTTCAGCCTTTTTGCCTTTAATTTTATGAAGCTTGGCCTCAAAAGACTTGCGGCCTTTGGACAGCTTGGAAATAAGCGTCCAGTATTCCTGGGGCTCAAACTTACTGATTTCTTCTTCCCTATCATTAATAAGCTTCATAGCAACAGATTGCACACGGCCGGCACTAAGACCCTTTTTGATCTTTCGCCAGAGCAGTGGGCTTAGATTATACCCCACCAAACGATCTAAAATGCGCCTGGCTTGCTGGGCATTCACCCGGTTTTGGTCAATAGGCCGGGGCTCTTTGACAGCCTGCTTGACGGCCTGCTTGGTAATTTCGTTAAACTCAATGCGGCATGCCCCGCCCTCATCCATATTGAGAGCATTGGCCAAATGCCAGGCAATGGCTTCACCTTCCCGGTCAGGGTCAGCAGCTAAAAGAACCTTATCGACCTTTTTAACCGCCGACTTTAATTCCTTGATAATCTCCCCTTTTCCACGGATGGTAATATATTTGGGTTTAAAATGATCGTCAGTAT
This genomic interval from Bacillota bacterium contains the following:
- a CDS encoding UMP kinase, which codes for MVSPKYKRVILKLSGEALAGLQGHGIDPDVANSIAGQIKELAELKVEVAVVVGGGNIWRGVAGSAKGMDRATADYMGMLATVINSLALQDALAKQGVDTRVQTAIEMREVAEPYIRRRAIRHLQKGRVVIFGGGTGNPYFSTDTTAALRAAEIEAEVILMAKRVDGVYDSDPLENPGAKKFGELSYIDVLNKGLKVMDATATSLCMDNRIPLIVFNLTEQGNIKRVIAGEDVGTYVGGDLVG
- a CDS encoding methylenetetrahydrofolate--tRNA-(uracil(54)-C(5))-methyltransferase (FADH(2)-oxidizing) TrmFO, coding for METKVVKVVGAGLAGSEAAWQAAKRGLEVHLYEMRPQKKTPAHHTGNFAELVCSNSLRAAALENAVGLLKEEMRRMDSLIMDCADSNRVPAGGALAVDRDGFAGAVTEKLSQHPQVVIHREEISTIPDGLVVLATGPLTSDNMAAGLRTITGEEYLYFYDAVAPIVTLESINKDVAFWSSRYNKGEAAYLNCPMNKEEYEHFVYAMLAAERAPRKGFEQEVNFEGCMPIEVMAARGPDTIRFGPLKPVGLIDPRTGKQPYAVVQLRQDNAQGTLYNMVGFQTHLKWGEQERVFKLIPGLENAEFVRFGVMHRNTYINSPSLLEPTYQCRRQKDLLLAGQMTGVEGYVESAASGLVAGLNASRLAQGKSAVVFPPETAHGALAQYITTANSRHFQPMNITFGLLPALGKKIRDKKQRNKMIADRALAALGVSLEAWEEQVGD
- a CDS encoding phosphatidate cytidylyltransferase; its protein translation is MLWKRLASALLGVPLIIIVVWYGGLYLFLMTALIYWVGLSEMIKMVSRRGLEPKYWPAFMGSAILLFAAYAYSSTYSLLSLTALILVYLLTILFSPEKDALVSISVTFFSTVYIGLITYIYLLRNLPHGWFWLTFLLACIWANDTAAYFGGKKLGRVPLARKISPGKTREGAFFGVLGSLLVAYLFTTFDPSLPTSMILVLGVLVAIAGQVGDLVESAIKREAGVKDAGNLIPGHGGILDRFDSMLFGAPLVYYYVGSFIIS
- the hslV gene encoding ATP-dependent protease subunit HslV, coding for MFHGTTIVAVKKDNKVAVAGDGQVTFGENTILKHRAKKVRRLYKDSVLAGFAGSVADAFTLFEKFEGKLEAYHGNLQRAAVELAKEWRLDKMLRRLEALLIVANENYLLVISGSGEVIEPDDGIVAVGSGGSYALAAARVLVKNTDLPAPDIVREALQVAADICVYTNDWITVEEL
- the tsf gene encoding translation elongation factor Ts encodes the protein MAEITASMVKELRESTGCGMMDCKKALQETAGDMEKAKDFLREKGLAQAAKKAGRVTAEGLVDSYIHGNGRIGVLVEVNCETDFVGKTDEFKQFVRDVAMQVAAANPQYVSRNEVPQEMVEKEKKILRVQAQNEGKPEKIIDKMVEGRIDKYFKETCLLEQPFIKDTDMTVEQLVNEKIAKIGENISIRRFTRYELGEGKEKKKDDFADEVMAAVNK
- a CDS encoding isoprenyl transferase yields the protein MKESNFAVPDINEKENELKKKLDHSGLPCHIAIIMDGNGRWAMQKNMPRAEGHRAGVESLREIVRLCVELHIKVLTVYAFSSENWKRPQEEVNVLMDLLVEYLYNEMRELHENNVRINPIGRIDRLPESAGMALQAAVNKTSGNKGLVLNIALNYGGRLELVDAARKIAKKVKEGKLDPESINEETLANHLYTVGLPDPDLLIRPAGDFRVSNFLLWQLAYTEFWLTSVMWPDFKKVTLLQAILDFQHRERRFGGLIHS
- the hslU gene encoding ATP-dependent protease ATPase subunit HslU; translation: MDEVYIMTPREIVEELNKYIIGQKEAKKAVAIALRNRYRRSNLPQDLQEEVLPKNILMIGPTGVGKTEIARRLAKLVHAPFVKVEATKFTEVGYVGRDVESMVRDLVETAVRMIKQEKMSKVEEKAIKLAEERLVELLAPMPGDKSAAKNPLEMIFSGWQNQDEDTSDQQMKQRVNFERESVREKLARGELEKEYVEVEVEEGSPSMLEVFNGSGYEEMGINMQDMLGGLMPKKKRKRRVTVSEGRKILAQQEAQNLIDMDEVKAEAVTKVEEQGIIFLDEIDKIAVNDSGAGADVSRGGVQRDILPVVEGSTVVTKYGPVKTDHILFIAAGAFHMSKPSDLIPELQGRFPIRVELQSLTEEHFLQILVEPKNALIKQYTALLATEGLEIKFSQNSLVEIAKIAYTVNEQTENIGARRLQTIMEKLLEDLSFEAPELSGQSFAINKEYVNNKLSEVVMNQDLSRYIL
- the xerC gene encoding tyrosine recombinase XerC, with protein sequence MYNYMDSFMTYLEVERNYSPRTLDSYQRDLWDGISFFTELLQKKDLELSPGELDYTLLRQYLGHLRARGLSRATMARRLAAWRTFYRFLNRAGSFDQNPARRLSLPKQGRKLPGFLYADEARMLMSMPDRDKPLGLRDLAILEILYAAGIRVGELVGLDMSDVDFNAQTVKVLGKGSKERIVPFGSYARAALEDYLEVRHKLQKSKDSSSIDAALFLNYRGGRLTDRGVRNVLSGYVKKMSAQRGISPHTLRHSFATHLLDNGADLRAVQELLGHVRLSTTQIYTHVTRERLRQEYKKAHPRA
- a CDS encoding 4Fe-4S dicluster domain-containing protein — encoded protein: MAYKITDQCEACGTCLESCPTEAIVEGDKYSIDADKCEACGTCIDECPIGAIIEE
- the codY gene encoding GTP-sensing pleiotropic transcriptional regulator CodY, producing MRDLLEKTRSINKLLQKSAGYPVDYKEIAAILSDNIECSVYIIDRRGKPLGYNYLKGFTCEVMQEFVESPAGFPQDYNEYLLSINETHANFCQAGNACAFHHQTPCKFNNKVTTVVPIVGAGSRLGTLVLAKFDKNFNDEDLVLGEYGSTVVGMEILRARADRMEEEARKRAAVQIALGTLSYSELDAVQHIFDQLEGDEGLLVASKIADRVGITRSVIVNALRKFESAGVIESKSLGMKGTFIKVLNDRLLEELDRMKQH
- the rpsB gene encoding 30S ribosomal protein S2, which codes for MAVITMKQLLEAGVHFGHQTRRWNPKMASYIFTDRNGIYIIDLQKTVKKVDEAYNFVRRLAAEGESVLFVGTKKQAMHSVKEEAERCGMFFVNQRWLGGMLTNFQTIRKRIDRLHELERMEEEGTMALLPKKEVAELLHEKERLHKFLGGIKMMKKLPAAIFVIDPRKERIAVAEGRKLGIPIIAIVDTNCDPDEIDYVIPGNDDAIRAVRLLTSKMADAVLEGKQGEQVAVAE
- a CDS encoding ribosome recycling factor, whose protein sequence is MANPLLTEAENNMKKSVEVMKKELATLRAGRATPALVDKVTVDYYGTPTPLTQLSNVSAPEPRLLVIQPWDKNVMADVERAILKSDLGITPTNDGNVIRLAIPQLTEERRTELVKVVKKKAEEGRVAVRNIRRDVNDKLKAQEKNGDISEDGLRNLQDDVQKLTDKYVKEIDQLLATKEKEIMTV